The following are encoded together in the uncultured Desulfobacter sp. genome:
- a CDS encoding PaaI family thioesterase translates to MKKYPFLEEVGLEVIYAKDGESELEVNLAEKHTTSWGSMHGGVTMTLLDVCMSRAARSSDPEESGAATIEMKVSFFQPGGQIGQRVTGKGRLLHNSGRMFFCEGEVWNGEKLVAKALGTFKVFHSVKTKTA, encoded by the coding sequence ATGAAAAAGTATCCTTTTTTAGAAGAAGTCGGCCTTGAAGTCATTTATGCAAAAGACGGTGAATCAGAACTGGAAGTTAATTTAGCAGAAAAACACACGACTTCCTGGGGATCCATGCACGGTGGTGTGACAATGACGTTATTGGATGTCTGTATGTCACGTGCGGCACGGTCATCAGATCCGGAAGAGAGCGGCGCTGCAACAATTGAAATGAAAGTCAGTTTTTTTCAACCCGGGGGGCAGATCGGGCAACGCGTGACCGGGAAAGGTCGGCTTTTGCATAATTCAGGCCGGATGTTCTTTTGTGAAGGAGAGGTCTGGAATGGCGAAAAATTGGTTGCCAAGGCTTTGGGTACTTTTAAAGTTTTTCATAGCGTCAAAACCAAAACTGCATAA
- a CDS encoding PPC domain-containing DNA-binding protein, giving the protein MKYSQAKQGRIYIIRLEDGDIIHEELEKFAKEKAITAAALTIIGGADKESKLIVGPEHGRTETIIPMEHILNNVNEIVGTGTIFPNESGEAKLHMHIACGREESTVTGCVRNGVRTWHILEVILFELVETTAVRVFDPTTGFELLNP; this is encoded by the coding sequence ATGAAATATTCACAGGCAAAGCAAGGAAGAATTTACATCATTCGTCTTGAGGACGGAGATATCATACACGAGGAACTTGAAAAGTTTGCCAAGGAAAAAGCAATAACAGCAGCGGCTTTAACCATAATCGGGGGTGCGGATAAAGAAAGTAAGCTGATTGTAGGGCCGGAGCATGGACGGACCGAGACGATTATACCAATGGAACATATTCTCAATAATGTGAATGAAATAGTGGGGACAGGTACAATCTTTCCCAACGAGAGCGGGGAAGCCAAATTACACATGCACATTGCCTGTGGCAGAGAGGAATCAACTGTAACCGGATGTGTGCGTAACGGTGTCCGCACATGGCATATACTGGAGGTTATTTTATTTGAATTGGTTGAGACCACTGCTGTACGTGTATTTGATCCAACCACAGGATTTGAATTGCTTAATCCAT